A section of the Flavobacterium sp. CG_23.5 genome encodes:
- a CDS encoding type II toxin-antitoxin system RelE/ParE family toxin, whose amino-acid sequence MRWSSLADEDLSKLLEYLDSKWNTSVCLKFIGKLDSCSSFIQQNPKLFPIINNELQIRKCVVTKQNSLYYRETETRIEILRLYDTRQNPENLLF is encoded by the coding sequence ATGAGGTGGTCTTCTTTAGCAGATGAAGATCTATCAAAACTTTTGGAATATCTTGATTCAAAATGGAATACGTCAGTTTGTTTAAAATTCATAGGCAAATTAGATTCTTGTTCGTCTTTTATCCAACAAAACCCTAAACTATTCCCCATTATTAATAACGAACTTCAAATAAGAAAGTGCGTTGTTACGAAACAAAATTCACTTTATTATAGAGAAACTGAAACAAGAATTGAAATTTTGAGATTATACGATACTCGCCAAAATCCTGAAAATTTACTTTTTTAA
- a CDS encoding TonB-dependent receptor gives MKAIITLTLFLFATTLFSQTILSGKVVDEKGNPVSGANIFIEGTYDGTSSSDTGDFTFETSTKGNQTLVVSFLVFETSKTLIDVSNFKNKTIKLRDNVNALDAVVITAGNLEAGDKARVSVLKPLDIVTTAGSAGNIIAALQTLPGTQNVGEDGRLFVRGGEANETQTFVDGIRVAQPYGASAQNLPTRGRFSPFLFSGIAFSTGGYSAEYGEALSSVLLLNTQDEPDQNKTEIALMTVGLGLGNTQKWKKSSLSVNTSYINLAPYQAAIRQNVDWNSPFQSLAGETVYRYNFNNGILKLYAAFDGSKFDINQENINAPQKIRVDLNNNNFYFNSSYKGGFGNNWQITSGLSYGYSKNKINLDLDKVANDENAAHLKLKLKKSFSDRVKLSFGADYFITKFNEDFRQDSGTTNNNGYNSNIAAVFTEADIFFSTKFAAKVGLRVSSNDLLNETAVSPRVSLAYKMAKNSQLSMAYGDFTQTPNVDYIKYSNFHQFESEKASHYILNYQYNKEGKTFRAEAYYKDYSNLVKYDTPSIQYNSVFSNNGSGYAKGLDLFWRDGKSFKNLEYWVSYSYIDTERDYKNFPTQVTPNFVADHSLSIVAKYWINDWKSQIGFTNLYSSGRPYNNPNETQFMNGKTKSYNSLSFNWAYLLTTQKILYFSVSNILGSQNVFGYDYAKNPDTNGIYNRKEVTPTADRFFFVGFFWTISNDKKDNQLKNL, from the coding sequence ATGAAAGCCATAATTACTCTTACCCTCTTTTTATTTGCAACTACCCTTTTCTCACAAACGATACTTTCAGGAAAAGTGGTAGATGAAAAAGGAAATCCAGTTTCTGGTGCCAATATTTTTATCGAAGGGACCTATGATGGTACTTCCAGTTCTGATACAGGAGATTTTACTTTTGAAACAAGTACGAAAGGAAATCAGACTTTGGTTGTGAGTTTTCTTGTTTTCGAAACTTCAAAAACACTGATTGACGTTTCAAATTTTAAAAACAAAACAATAAAATTGAGAGATAACGTTAATGCGCTGGATGCAGTAGTTATTACCGCAGGAAATCTGGAAGCTGGCGACAAAGCGAGAGTTTCCGTATTGAAACCACTTGATATTGTAACCACAGCTGGCTCTGCAGGAAATATTATTGCGGCTTTGCAAACGTTACCGGGTACACAAAATGTAGGCGAGGATGGAAGATTGTTTGTTCGCGGTGGCGAGGCTAATGAAACCCAAACTTTTGTAGATGGAATTCGGGTGGCACAGCCTTACGGAGCTTCAGCTCAAAATTTACCAACGAGAGGCCGGTTTTCTCCATTTTTGTTTAGTGGAATAGCCTTTTCAACAGGCGGTTATTCTGCTGAATATGGAGAAGCATTGTCCAGTGTGTTACTATTGAATACGCAAGACGAACCAGATCAAAACAAAACTGAAATTGCTCTGATGACCGTTGGTTTAGGTCTTGGGAATACTCAGAAATGGAAAAAAAGTTCGCTAAGTGTAAATACTTCGTATATTAATTTGGCGCCATATCAAGCTGCCATTAGACAAAATGTAGATTGGAACAGTCCTTTCCAGTCTTTAGCTGGCGAAACGGTATATCGTTATAATTTCAATAACGGAATTCTGAAATTATATGCTGCTTTTGATGGCTCGAAATTCGATATTAATCAAGAAAATATCAACGCTCCACAAAAAATTAGAGTCGATTTAAACAATAATAATTTCTATTTTAATAGTTCATATAAAGGAGGATTTGGTAATAACTGGCAAATAACATCGGGTTTAAGTTATGGTTATAGTAAAAATAAAATAAATCTGGATTTAGATAAAGTTGCGAATGACGAGAATGCCGCACATTTGAAATTAAAATTAAAAAAGAGTTTTTCGGATCGAGTGAAATTGTCTTTTGGAGCGGATTATTTCATCACCAAATTTAATGAAGATTTCAGGCAAGATTCTGGAACGACAAATAATAATGGTTACAATTCTAATATAGCTGCTGTATTCACCGAAGCGGATATATTCTTCTCTACAAAGTTTGCTGCCAAAGTTGGTTTGAGAGTTTCCAGTAATGATTTGTTAAATGAAACCGCCGTTTCTCCTAGAGTTTCTTTGGCTTACAAAATGGCTAAAAATAGTCAGCTTTCTATGGCTTACGGGGATTTTACTCAGACTCCAAACGTAGATTATATCAAGTACTCTAACTTTCATCAATTCGAAAGTGAGAAAGCGTCTCACTATATTTTGAATTATCAATATAATAAAGAAGGGAAGACCTTCAGAGCAGAAGCCTATTATAAAGACTACAGTAATTTGGTGAAATACGATACTCCATCGATACAATACAATTCGGTTTTTAGTAATAATGGTTCGGGTTATGCCAAAGGATTGGATTTGTTTTGGAGAGACGGAAAATCATTCAAAAATTTAGAATATTGGGTTTCCTATTCTTACATCGATACAGAACGGGACTATAAAAACTTTCCAACTCAGGTCACGCCTAATTTTGTTGCAGATCATAGTTTGTCCATTGTTGCCAAATATTGGATTAATGATTGGAAATCGCAAATAGGTTTCACCAATTTATACAGTTCTGGAAGACCATATAATAATCCAAATGAAACACAATTCATGAATGGAAAAACAAAATCATACAACAGTTTGAGTTTCAATTGGGCGTATTTATTGACTACTCAGAAGATTTTATACTTCTCCGTTTCCAATATTTTAGGAAGCCAAAATGTTTTTGGCTACGATTATGCAAAAAATCCGGATACAAATGGTATTTATAATCGAAAAGAAGTCACGCCTACAGCAGATCGATTTTTCTTTGTTGGATTCTTTTGGACCATTAGTAATGACAAAAAGGACAATCAGTTGAAGAATCTATAA
- a CDS encoding T9SS type A sorting domain-containing protein, producing MKTQTTLQGRKINLFKSVIVWICFLFAVISSAQKVESVLNENWINGNWQNALSTSNTYDGNNFLINSLSQSWSASSGTWINAYQQKLNNNSDGSLNQATGQTWDMGTSLWNDTVRSSYIYNPAMKILTFLSEIWAGTWQNSQLETNTYDSNNFLIHTLSQTWDLTNSRWKNYVQTNFINNADGTINQSITQNRYLDIWENSSQTNFIYNANGTLHQTITLIQQPWDYDDIWHNNIRVSTSYDGSNHITNSLSQIWDAASSSWINNFKSDYSNDGNGNLIQIIMQSWDTRTNNWNNSHRITFNYTLGLSDLAKGINLTLYPNPAVDIITVKSNSDLYEKSYLISDQNGKIIQTGTLNSATTIVNLSKLCSGMYFFRMNEQPKQSIKIMKK from the coding sequence ATGAAAACACAAACTACTTTACAAGGGAGGAAAATTAATCTCTTCAAATCCGTAATAGTGTGGATTTGTTTCCTATTCGCCGTAATTTCCTCAGCTCAAAAAGTCGAGTCCGTTCTTAATGAAAACTGGATAAACGGAAACTGGCAGAATGCTCTTAGTACATCTAATACTTATGATGGCAACAATTTTTTAATCAATTCCCTTAGCCAGTCCTGGTCCGCTTCCTCAGGAACATGGATAAATGCTTACCAACAGAAACTCAATAACAATTCTGATGGATCTCTAAACCAGGCTACAGGGCAAACTTGGGATATGGGGACAAGTTTATGGAATGATACCGTAAGGTCAAGTTATATCTATAATCCAGCAATGAAAATACTTACTTTTCTTTCAGAAATATGGGCTGGAACTTGGCAAAACTCCCAACTAGAAACAAATACTTATGACAGTAATAACTTCCTCATTCACACCCTTTCCCAAACTTGGGACCTAACCAACAGCAGATGGAAAAACTATGTCCAGACCAATTTCATTAATAATGCAGACGGAACAATAAACCAAAGCATTACCCAAAATCGATATTTAGACATCTGGGAAAACTCAAGCCAAACCAATTTCATTTATAATGCAAACGGAACATTACATCAAACCATTACCCTTATCCAACAACCATGGGATTATGATGACATTTGGCACAATAACATAAGAGTATCCACTTCTTATGATGGAAGTAATCATATTACAAATTCGTTGTCGCAAATCTGGGATGCCGCTTCAAGTTCATGGATAAACAATTTCAAATCAGATTATTCCAATGATGGTAATGGTAATCTAATCCAAATTATAATGCAATCTTGGGATACTCGAACAAACAATTGGAATAATTCACACCGAATAACTTTTAATTATACTTTAGGGCTATCTGATTTGGCAAAAGGAATAAACTTGACTTTGTATCCAAATCCCGCAGTCGATATCATAACTGTAAAATCAAATAGTGACCTTTATGAGAAATCTTATTTGATATCTGATCAAAATGGCAAAATAATTCAAACCGGAACATTAAATTCTGCAACTACAATTGTTAATCTCAGCAAATTATGTTCGGGAATGTATTTTTTTCGAATGAATGAGCAACCCAAACAATCGATTAAAATAATGAAGAAATAA
- a CDS encoding sugar O-acetyltransferase, producing the protein MKTEKEKMIAGEYYLAGDSVLVKDRRKSKNLLHRLNVTEYRITKKAREIIKELIPNAGANLYIEPPFFCDYGYNITCGENVYFNVNCVVLDCAKVTIGSNVFFAPGVQLYTATHPLDAELRKTLESALPITIGDDCWIGGNSVICPGITIGNGCVIGAGSVVTKDIPDNSLAVGNPAKVIRKLNQ; encoded by the coding sequence ATGAAAACTGAAAAAGAAAAAATGATTGCCGGAGAATATTATTTGGCCGGTGATTCTGTTTTAGTAAAAGACAGACGAAAATCTAAAAATTTGCTTCACAGATTAAATGTTACCGAATATAGAATAACCAAAAAAGCACGAGAAATTATAAAAGAGTTGATTCCCAATGCTGGAGCAAATCTATATATTGAGCCTCCATTTTTTTGTGATTATGGATACAATATTACTTGCGGTGAAAATGTTTATTTTAATGTAAATTGTGTTGTTTTGGACTGTGCCAAAGTAACTATTGGATCCAATGTTTTTTTTGCACCAGGAGTTCAATTGTACACCGCAACACATCCCCTTGATGCGGAATTGAGAAAAACACTTGAAAGTGCTTTGCCCATAACTATTGGTGATGATTGCTGGATTGGCGGGAATTCCGTAATATGTCCCGGAATTACAATAGGAAATGGTTGTGTTATTGGTGCAGGTTCTGTGGTTACAAAAGACATTCCTGATAATTCATTGGCGGTGGGAAATCCAGCGAAAGTAATTCGGAAATTAAATCAATAA
- a CDS encoding VOC family protein — MLFLFRINDIDHTKALIHKVHHTAIICSDYDQSKKFYTDVLGLTVIREIYRAERQSYKLDLALNGTYVIELFSFPNPPQRTSRPEAAGLRHLAFEVNDLEQTIHFLSLKNILSEPIRIDANTNKRFTFIADPDNLPIEFYEK, encoded by the coding sequence GTGCTTTTTCTTTTCCGAATAAATGATATTGACCACACAAAAGCTTTAATTCACAAAGTACATCACACCGCTATTATTTGCTCCGATTATGATCAATCAAAAAAGTTCTATACCGATGTTTTAGGTCTGACGGTTATTCGGGAAATATATCGTGCGGAAAGACAATCCTACAAACTCGATTTGGCACTAAATGGCACTTATGTAATTGAACTTTTTTCCTTTCCTAATCCACCGCAACGCACATCGAGACCAGAGGCGGCAGGATTGCGACATTTAGCATTTGAAGTAAATGATTTAGAACAAACCATCCATTTTTTATCTTTGAAAAATATTTTATCTGAACCAATCAGAATTGATGCCAACACTAATAAGCGTTTTACTTTCATCGCGGATCCAGATAATCTTCCCATTGAGTTTTATGAAAAATAA
- a CDS encoding chloride channel protein, with protein sequence MNSTARIKKNYQLIKFQKLVIVSILIGFLSAFLGISLKKITEYYEEIFFHQASINPIFFVFFPIFGLSIIYFLREYLFRKKENKGIKEIFESTNSKSKNLPNYKIPSHFINGLLTVVFGGSTGIEVSTVVASATIGAVAQRKQNVFRQYKTELICAGVAAGITALFSSPVAGILFALEVISRKVTRAFLISNLISVAVAFGLLFLLDEKPLFALTITTWHLKAIPYFILLGILAGLNSVYLTRCVLFFKSQFLKIKVHYFKIILGSVILSVSLLVFPQLYGEGYHAIKTIFIHSNDMPMTFSLALTFLGILILKPIVTSATLASGGDGGVFAPSLFIGAFLGLLVASTLNTFFNVNVIPLNFMVIGMAAVLSASIHAPFTAIFLVCGLTNDYTLFLPILVVCLISKYTAKMIYPFTVYTYSPSLSK encoded by the coding sequence ATGAATTCTACCGCTCGAATTAAAAAAAATTACCAATTAATCAAATTTCAAAAATTAGTTATTGTTTCCATTTTAATCGGCTTTCTTTCGGCCTTTTTAGGAATTTCGCTTAAAAAAATAACCGAATATTACGAGGAAATCTTTTTTCATCAAGCTTCAATCAATCCAATATTCTTTGTTTTCTTTCCAATTTTCGGTTTGTCTATCATCTATTTTCTTCGAGAATATCTTTTTAGAAAAAAAGAAAATAAAGGGATTAAAGAAATTTTTGAGAGTACAAATTCCAAATCAAAAAACTTACCCAATTATAAAATTCCATCCCATTTCATTAATGGATTACTGACGGTCGTTTTTGGTGGATCAACCGGAATTGAAGTGTCTACTGTAGTCGCTTCGGCAACGATTGGCGCTGTTGCCCAAAGAAAACAAAACGTATTTAGACAATACAAAACCGAATTAATCTGTGCCGGAGTTGCGGCTGGAATTACCGCTTTATTTAGCAGTCCTGTTGCCGGAATCCTTTTTGCATTAGAAGTTATATCTAGAAAAGTAACCCGAGCATTTTTAATAAGCAATTTGATTTCGGTAGCTGTTGCATTTGGACTGCTGTTTTTGTTGGATGAAAAACCTTTATTTGCCTTAACCATTACCACTTGGCATTTAAAAGCTATTCCCTATTTTATACTTTTAGGAATTTTAGCAGGATTAAATTCGGTTTATCTCACACGATGTGTATTGTTTTTCAAGTCTCAATTTTTAAAAATAAAAGTTCATTATTTCAAAATTATTTTGGGTTCTGTCATTTTAAGTGTTTCCTTATTAGTGTTCCCGCAACTTTATGGTGAAGGCTATCATGCGATCAAAACTATTTTTATTCATTCGAATGATATGCCAATGACATTTTCATTAGCCCTTACATTTCTTGGAATATTGATATTAAAACCTATTGTAACTTCAGCGACTTTGGCTTCTGGAGGTGACGGAGGTGTTTTTGCACCGAGTCTTTTCATTGGAGCTTTTTTAGGATTACTTGTTGCTTCCACTTTAAATACTTTTTTTAATGTAAATGTGATTCCGTTAAATTTCATGGTTATTGGTATGGCTGCAGTTTTAAGTGCCAGTATTCACGCGCCATTTACAGCAATTTTCCTAGTTTGTGGATTAACGAATGATTATACTTTATTTCTTCCCATTTTAGTGGTTTGTCTTATATCAAAATATACTGCGAAAATGATATATCCATTTACAGTGTACACTTATTCCCCAAGTTTATCAAAATAG
- a CDS encoding HPP family protein, with product MPIQKIKRNYRKTKYILYKETLVDYKEHFWAFLGSIIGIGIIAYLQSKELPHSDVVYLIGSFGASSVLVYGVIQSPLAQPRNLIGGHVVSAIIGVTVQQFAPDILWITAPLAVSLSIVLMQVTKTLHPPGGATALIAVTGSSEIKNLGYWYVLYPVLSGVLILLAVALIFNNLTPNRSYPNHKKYHQFRTRIAGKFKISNRNS from the coding sequence ATGCCTATTCAAAAAATTAAACGGAATTACCGCAAAACCAAATACATTCTTTACAAAGAAACTTTGGTCGATTATAAGGAACATTTCTGGGCTTTTTTAGGTTCAATTATAGGTATTGGAATAATTGCTTATTTGCAATCTAAAGAACTGCCTCATTCTGATGTTGTTTATCTTATTGGCTCATTTGGAGCATCGAGTGTTTTAGTTTATGGCGTAATTCAAAGTCCACTGGCACAACCTAGAAATCTCATTGGCGGTCATGTTGTTTCGGCAATTATCGGTGTAACAGTTCAACAATTTGCTCCTGATATTCTCTGGATAACCGCCCCACTTGCCGTTTCTCTTTCCATAGTTTTAATGCAAGTGACTAAAACATTGCATCCCCCAGGAGGTGCAACTGCGCTTATTGCGGTAACTGGTTCTTCAGAGATTAAAAATCTTGGCTATTGGTATGTACTTTATCCGGTCTTGAGTGGTGTTCTAATTCTACTTGCTGTGGCATTAATTTTTAACAATTTAACTCCAAACAGATCTTATCCAAATCATAAAAAATACCATCAGTTTAGGACTCGAATTGCTGGTAAATTCAAAATTAGTAATCGCAATTCCTAA
- a CDS encoding IS1096 element passenger TnpR family protein → MVYKFRVILDTEEDIFRDIAILEDDTLEDFHNAIFNSFGFDGMEVASFYTCDETWNQEEEISMFDTGDVLGEQKIMSDYQLSDILDKQNTKIIYVYDFINMWTFLIELAAVEEIELGATYPATLFSHGEMPDEAMEKNFEADNADDFASEFEDDLDQDDLDMFEGDDSFEDYGFEENWN, encoded by the coding sequence ATGGTTTACAAATTCAGAGTAATATTAGATACCGAAGAAGATATTTTTAGAGATATTGCAATACTGGAAGATGACACGCTGGAAGATTTCCATAATGCCATCTTCAACTCCTTTGGGTTTGACGGAATGGAAGTGGCTTCATTCTATACTTGTGATGAAACTTGGAATCAAGAAGAGGAGATTTCTATGTTTGATACAGGAGATGTACTTGGCGAGCAAAAAATCATGAGTGATTATCAATTATCGGATATTTTAGATAAACAAAACACGAAAATCATTTATGTTTATGATTTCATAAACATGTGGACCTTTCTTATTGAACTTGCTGCTGTTGAAGAAATTGAATTAGGTGCTACTTATCCTGCTACACTCTTTTCTCATGGCGAAATGCCAGATGAAGCAATGGAAAAAAACTTTGAAGCGGATAATGCGGATGACTTTGCCAGTGAATTTGAAGATGATTTAGATCAAGATGACCTGGACATGTTTGAAGGAGACGATAGTTTTGAAGATTATGGATTTGAAGAAAATTGGAATTAA
- a CDS encoding nucleoid-associated protein, giving the protein MINLYNTHIETLSIHRVGNKSRNEALFLSDQSFSLNDEIVPLMKEYFFRPFREKEENYFQFAHEIDLDYNDMFKFATQIFENPSSLHEVSKQITTHLFEQSNHPHIKNGEVYVTYLTNVNIDNNVVDAIGIFKSELQSDFLQFEEKGTNLEMILQQGINLSKLDKGCLIFNYKKEEGYKILTVDSNRYDARYWLEHFLSVDAFEDENFITKKYLKFCQNFAKDVVFPAEDKKEEVMFMNRSVNYFAKNDQFEETNFLNEVLDNPDLIPEFKNYKIDKGEKYSIEDVTSFPIANAAVSDARKSIKNVINLDTHIQIKMDFINPESAEKYVEKGWDEEKQMYYYLVYFNKEEKS; this is encoded by the coding sequence ATGATCAACTTATATAACACACACATTGAAACTCTTTCTATACATCGTGTAGGAAATAAAAGCCGCAATGAAGCCTTATTTTTATCAGACCAATCCTTTTCATTAAATGATGAAATTGTACCGCTGATGAAAGAATATTTCTTTAGACCTTTTAGAGAAAAAGAAGAAAACTATTTTCAGTTTGCTCATGAAATTGATTTGGATTACAATGACATGTTTAAATTTGCAACTCAAATTTTTGAAAACCCAAGTAGTTTACATGAAGTTTCTAAACAAATAACGACGCACTTATTCGAGCAGTCAAACCATCCGCATATTAAAAATGGTGAAGTTTATGTTACGTACTTAACGAATGTTAATATTGATAATAATGTTGTTGATGCTATTGGGATTTTCAAAAGCGAATTGCAATCGGATTTTTTACAATTTGAAGAAAAAGGGACCAACTTGGAAATGATTTTGCAACAAGGAATAAACTTAAGCAAACTTGACAAGGGGTGTTTGATTTTTAACTATAAAAAAGAAGAAGGTTATAAAATACTTACCGTTGACAGCAACCGATATGATGCCAGATATTGGCTAGAACATTTTCTTTCAGTTGATGCATTTGAGGATGAAAATTTCATAACAAAAAAGTACTTAAAATTTTGCCAGAATTTTGCCAAAGACGTGGTATTTCCGGCAGAAGACAAGAAGGAAGAAGTTATGTTTATGAATCGTTCCGTAAATTATTTTGCTAAAAACGACCAATTTGAAGAAACTAATTTCTTGAACGAAGTATTAGACAATCCTGATTTGATACCTGAATTTAAAAATTACAAAATAGACAAAGGAGAAAAATATAGTATTGAAGATGTTACTTCATTTCCTATCGCAAATGCTGCAGTTTCCGATGCCCGAAAATCCATAAAAAACGTAATTAATTTAGATACACATATCCAAATAAAAATGGATTTCATTAACCCTGAAAGTGCCGAGAAATACGTAGAAAAAGGTTGGGACGAAGAAAAACAGATGTATTATTATTTAGTTTATTTCAATAAAGAAGAAAAATCATAG
- a CDS encoding GAF domain-containing protein: MNNTYFKYSPFKILISFHKLIESLEEMVETNVDLRSTYAKNLLEQLVPFPEFRTGIEDLSLIEKNEVLIKQLFTDLFPIALTNNEIKAVTIPFQNFTFNYSVRFKKIVENAGQNFDLDIPDLDENQFYIMSCILILNTFYNQKIDFDIPLFYDIPYANGIMNKYRILYNVDFLEITPTNKAPEITQDDIDLLMDNYDNINLWKEKIPFESWILKGFGIITLFDVTTESAVSNLKSNLLKPEKEQIISNENFEAIFRSIFKIADLRVGLTFYNSEEDKLLKPIFNDESLGSFILSISEQEVDCKNILLGDSFNNLLKNNKLLAISNVEKYALQYGNETLGQHLLKQDIRSCIFVPILKNNTLLGIVELVSASKRVLSSINISKLDLILPYLVNTIQRYNKDMQNQLEAIIQREYTAIHPSVYWKFQKEALKYFQTSKLNKDYIFKEIVFKEVYPLYGQIDIKGSSENRNETVKDDLKNQLNSLLEIFENQKLNSNLILLEQRKFELQSLFDQLEDQLKADTEQQIQFYIENEIHPILKNIEMDEKGELLLHNYFESLDEKTGMFYQSRKKFDNALSIINKKLAAILDKKQIEAQIIYPHYYERFKTDGVEHYLYIGASIDPTQTFDTMYLNNLRLWQLQTLCAMEMKHHQLKSSLPYELEVTSLILVFSSPISIRFRMDEKRFDVDGTYNARYEVIKKRIDKANIKGTKERITEKEKITIVYSHDSEETEYLNYIKFLQFKKVLEPTVEQFEVEELQGVSGLRAIRVKIINDNKQVETNSSKYQDLQDELN, translated from the coding sequence ATGAACAATACTTATTTTAAATACAGTCCCTTCAAAATTTTGATCTCGTTTCATAAGCTGATTGAAAGCTTGGAAGAAATGGTAGAAACAAATGTAGACTTACGCTCTACTTATGCTAAAAATTTACTTGAGCAGTTAGTGCCTTTTCCAGAATTTAGAACTGGAATTGAAGATTTGAGTTTAATAGAAAAAAATGAGGTATTAATTAAACAATTATTTACCGATTTATTTCCTATTGCGTTAACAAATAACGAAATAAAAGCGGTTACAATTCCTTTTCAGAATTTTACGTTTAATTATAGTGTGCGATTCAAAAAAATAGTTGAAAATGCCGGTCAAAATTTTGATTTGGACATTCCTGATTTGGATGAAAATCAATTTTACATCATGAGTTGTATCTTGATTCTGAATACCTTTTATAATCAAAAAATTGATTTTGACATCCCTTTATTTTACGATATACCCTACGCTAATGGTATAATGAATAAATATCGTATTTTGTATAATGTCGATTTTCTTGAAATAACACCAACCAATAAAGCGCCCGAAATTACGCAAGATGACATTGATTTATTAATGGATAATTATGACAACATTAATTTATGGAAAGAAAAAATTCCCTTTGAAAGTTGGATATTAAAAGGTTTTGGAATTATTACGCTTTTTGATGTCACTACTGAGAGTGCGGTTTCTAACTTAAAAAGCAATCTTTTAAAACCAGAAAAGGAACAAATAATATCGAATGAAAATTTTGAGGCTATTTTTCGGTCCATTTTCAAAATAGCTGATTTAAGAGTTGGTTTGACTTTTTACAATTCTGAAGAAGATAAACTTTTAAAACCGATTTTCAACGACGAAAGTTTAGGTAGTTTTATTCTTAGTATTTCTGAACAAGAAGTAGATTGCAAAAATATACTGTTAGGAGATTCATTTAATAACTTATTGAAAAACAATAAATTACTTGCGATTTCAAATGTTGAAAAATATGCATTGCAATATGGAAATGAAACATTGGGACAACATTTATTAAAGCAAGATATTAGAAGTTGCATTTTTGTTCCCATTTTAAAAAACAATACACTTTTAGGTATTGTAGAATTGGTTTCTGCAAGCAAAAGAGTGCTGAGTAGCATTAATATAAGTAAACTTGATTTAATTTTACCTTATTTGGTTAACACTATTCAACGATACAACAAGGACATGCAAAATCAACTGGAGGCGATTATTCAAAGAGAATATACCGCAATTCATCCAAGTGTTTACTGGAAATTCCAAAAAGAAGCGTTGAAATACTTTCAAACTAGCAAGCTTAATAAAGACTATATTTTTAAGGAAATTGTATTTAAGGAAGTCTATCCATTGTATGGACAAATCGATATTAAAGGTTCATCGGAAAATAGAAATGAAACGGTAAAAGACGATTTAAAAAATCAATTAAACAGTCTACTGGAAATCTTTGAAAATCAAAAATTAAATTCCAATCTTATTTTATTAGAACAACGAAAATTTGAATTGCAGTCTTTGTTTGATCAACTGGAAGATCAGCTAAAAGCCGATACAGAACAACAAATCCAGTTTTATATTGAGAATGAAATTCATCCTATTTTAAAAAATATTGAAATGGATGAAAAGGGCGAATTATTACTTCATAATTACTTTGAGAGTTTAGATGAAAAAACAGGAATGTTCTATCAGTCCAGAAAAAAATTCGATAATGCATTGTCTATTATTAATAAAAAATTAGCTGCCATTCTCGATAAAAAACAAATAGAAGCTCAAATTATTTATCCGCATTATTACGAAAGATTTAAAACAGATGGCGTCGAACACTATCTGTATATTGGCGCATCAATAGATCCTACCCAAACTTTTGATACCATGTATCTAAATAATTTGAGGTTATGGCAATTACAAACTTTGTGCGCTATGGAAATGAAACACCATCAACTCAAGTCATCATTGCCTTATGAACTCGAGGTGACTTCTTTAATTTTAGTATTTAGCTCTCCTATTTCGATTCGATTTAGAATGGATGAAAAACGATTTGATGTAGATGGAACGTATAATGCCCGTTATGAAGTGATTAAAAAACGCATCGACAAAGCCAACATAAAAGGAACTAAAGAACGAATTACCGAAAAAGAAAAAATTACTATCGTATATTCTCATGATAGTGAAGAAACCGAATATTTGAATTATATCAAGTTCTTGCAATTCAAAAAGGTATTAGAGCCAACTGTAGAGCAATTTGAGGTCGAAGAATTACAGGGAGTTTCCGGCTTAAGAGCTATTAGAGTGAAAATTATTAATGACAACAAACAAGTGGAGACAAACAGCTCTAAATATCAAGATTTACAAGACGAATTAAATTAA